The window ACAGAAAGGAAGCTGCCATCATGAAACAACAACCGGGTGTTAAGACCGCCTATATGCTTGCCGTACTGAATGCGGCGATTATCGGATTTTCATTTCTTTTTACCAAAATGGCTCTGGAGTTCTCCGGCCCGCTCGATACACTGGCCTTCCGGTTTGCCGGCTCGTTCATTGTTATGTCTGTTCCAGTGGCCTGCGGCTGGGTCAAGTTGAGCTACCGGGGCAAGCCGCTGCATAAAGTGCTGCTGCTGGCAGCCATGTACCCGCTGGGCTTCTTCACCCTCCAGGTGTTCGGACTGCAGCATGCGACTTCCGCCGAGGGAGGAATTCTGTATTCCTTTACCCCCGTGGTGACGCTGATTATTGCCTCTCTGTTCCTCAAAGAAGCCACCTCATTCCTGCAAAAGCTGTCCATCTTCCTGTCGGTCTTCGGCGTAGTGTTCATCTTCATCATGAAAGGCAGCAGCATTGACCTGTCGAACATGGCCGGAATAATCATGCTGTTCCTGACCTGTGTGGCTTTTGCCGGATACAGTGTACTGGCCCGTTCGCTTGCTAAGCAGTTCACCCCGTCCGAAATCAGCTACCTGATGATGGCAGTCGGTTTCATCGTATTCTTCGGCACATCGCTCATCAGCCATACGGCGGATAGAACCCTGGGAGACTTGTTCA of the Paenibacillus pedocola genome contains:
- a CDS encoding DMT family transporter; the encoded protein is MKQQPGVKTAYMLAVLNAAIIGFSFLFTKMALEFSGPLDTLAFRFAGSFIVMSVPVACGWVKLSYRGKPLHKVLLLAAMYPLGFFTLQVFGLQHATSAEGGILYSFTPVVTLIIASLFLKEATSFLQKLSIFLSVFGVVFIFIMKGSSIDLSNMAGIIMLFLTCVAFAGYSVLARSLAKQFTPSEISYLMMAVGFIVFFGTSLISHTADRTLGDLFTPLKSATFTLAILYLGVISSLLTTLTSNYILSKIEASRMSVFTNLSTLVSIAAGALFLGEEVTLYHWIGSALIIAGVLGANMFGRGQTPASQQASRRETALKNFR